Proteins co-encoded in one Pithys albifrons albifrons isolate INPA30051 chromosome 14, PitAlb_v1, whole genome shotgun sequence genomic window:
- the LOC139678435 gene encoding adrenodoxin-like: MIARGILGLMHPLRSGLNVSKIRFIYPGGVTDQHHSLAKWGSGRDFSSTHRLQDTPRESSSSGQVTVHFINRDGERLTTTAKEGESLLEVVVNQNLAIDGFGACEGTLACSTCHLIFDKDTFQKLDAISDEELDMLDLAYGLTETSRLGCQVRVKKSMDGLTVRVPMDVSDIRRQLEVGKQSKT; this comes from the exons ATGATAGCTCGAGGCATCCTGGGGCTCATGCACCCTTTGCGAAGTGGACTGAATGTCAGCAAAATTCGCTTTATTTATCCTGGTGGGGTGACTGACCAGCATCACAGCCTAGCAAAGTGGGGGTCAGGAAGAGACTTCAGCTCcacacacaggctgcaggacaccCCCAGGGAATCAAG CTCCTCAGGTCAGGTGACGGTGCATTTTATAAATCGGGATGGAGAGCGACTTACGACCACAGCCAAAGAAGGGGAGAGTTTGCTGGAAGTGGTAGTCAATCAAAACTTGGCCATTGATGGATTTG GTGCATGCGAAGGGACACTAGCCTGTTCCACCTGTCACCTCATCTTTGACAAGGACACCTTCCAAAAGCTCGATGCCATCTCAGATGAAGAGCTGGACATGCTGGACTTGGCGTATGGACTCACAGAAAC ATCACGCCTTGGCTGCCAGGTGCGTGTTAAGAAGTCAATGGATGGCCTAACAGTGCGGGTCCCCATGGATGTGTCAGACATTAGGAGGCAGCTGGAGgttggaaagcaaagcaaaacataa
- the MSN gene encoding moesin isoform X2: MPKTISVRVTTMDAELEFAIQPNTTGKQLFDQVVKTIGLREVWFFGLQYQDTKGFSTWLKLNKKVTAQDVRKESPLLFKFRAKFYPEDVAEELIQDITQRLFFLQVKEAILNDDIYCPPETAVLLASYAVQSKYGDFNKEVHKSGYLASDKLLPQRVLEQHKLNKDQWEERIQVWHEEHRGMIREDAVLEYLKIAQDLEMYGVNYFSIKNKKGSELWLGVDALGLNIYEQNDRLTPKIGFPWSEIRNISFNDKKFVIKPIDKKAPDFVFYAPRLRINKRILALCMGNHELYMRRRKPDTIEVQQMKAQAREEKHQKQMERALLENEKKKRELAEKEKEKIEREKEELMERLKQIEEQTKKAQQELEEQTRRAMELEQERKRALEEAEKLAKERREAEEAKEALLKASHDQKKTQEQLACEMAELTARITQLELARQKKESEAQEWQQKAQMVQEDLEKTKEELKTAMSTPHVTEPMHSENEHDDEQDENAAEASAELRSEATIKDRSEEERTTEAEKNERVQKHLKALSSELANARDETKKTANDMIHAENMRLGRDKYKTLRQIRQGNTKQRIDEFESM; this comes from the exons ATCAGTGTGCGTGTTACCACCATGGATGCTGAGCTGGAGTTTgccatccagcccaacactaCAGGGAAGCAACTCTTTGATCAG GTTGTCAAGACAATTGGTCTGCGAGAGGTCTGGTTTTTTGGACTTCAGTATCAGGACACCAAGGGCTTCTCAACGTGGTTGAAATTGAACAAAAAG GTGACAGCACAGGATGTCCGCAAAGAAAGCCCCCTGCTTTTCAAATTCCGTGCCAAGTTCTACCCTGAAGATGTGGCAGAAGAGTTGATTCAGGATATCACACAGCGGCTTTTCTTCCTTCAAGTGAAGGAGGCAATTCTGAATGATGACATTTATTGTCCTCCAGAAACAGCCGTCCTTCTGGCTTCATATGCTGTCCAGTCCAAATATGGAGACTTCAACAAAGAGGTGCACAAATCTGGCTACCTTGCTAGTGACAAGCTGCTCCCACAGAG GGTTTTGGAGCAGCACAAGCTTAACAAGGACCAGTGGGAGGAGAGGATCCAAGTGTGGCATGAGGAACATCGAGGAATGATTAG AGAAGATGCTGTCTTGGAGTACCTGAAAATTGCACAGGACCTGGAAATGTATGGTGTGAACTACTTCAGCATTAAGAACAAGAAGGGCTCTGAACTCTGGCTAGGTGTAGATGCCCTTGGACTCAACATTTATGAGCAGAATGATAG GCTAACACCAAAAATTGGATTCCCTTGGAGTGAGATCCGAAATATCTCATTTAATGACAAGAAATTTGTTATCAAGCCTATTGACAAGAAAGCACCA GACTTTGTATTCTATGCCCCTCGGTTACGGATTAACAAACGAATCTTGGCCCTTTGCATGGGGAACCATGAGCTCTACATGCGCAGACGTAAACCAGACACCATTGAAGTGCAGCAGATGAAAGCACAGGCTCGGGAAGAGAAGCATCAGAAACAGATGGAGAG AGCCCTGCTGGAGAAtgagaagaagaagagggagttggcagaaaaggaaaaggagaagattGAACGTGAGAAGGAGGAGCTAATGGAGAGACTCAAGCAAATTGAGGAGCAGACCAAGAAAGCTCAGCAAG aactggaagaacagACCCGCAGAGCTATGGAGCTGGAACAGGAGAGAAAACGAGCTCTGGAGGAAGCAGAAAAACTGGCTAAAGAACGTAGGGAAGCAGAAGAGGCAAAGGAGGCCCTACTGAAAGCATCCCATGATCAAAAAAAGACCCAGGAACAGCTG GCTTGTGAGATGGCAGAACTCACAGCTAGGATCACACAGCTGGAGCTGGCTaggcagaagaaagaaagcGAAGCCCAGGAGTGGCAGCAGAAG GCACAGATGGTGCAGGAGGACCTAGAGAAGACCAAAGAGGAGTTGAAGACTGCCATGAGCACCCCTCACGTCACTGAACCCATGCACTCTGAGAACGAGCATGATGATGAGCAGGATGAGAATGCAGCAGAGGCCAGTGCTGAGCTGCGGTCGGAGGCCACCATCAAGGACCGCAGTGAGGAGGAGCGCACCACTGAGGCAGAGAAGAATGAGCGGGTCCAGAAACATCTGAAG GCTCTTTCCTCAGAGCTGGCAAATGCTCGGGATGAAACCAAGAAGACAGCAAATGACATGATCCATGCTGAGAACATGCGTCTGGGCCGAGACAAGTACAAGACCCTCCGTCAGATTCGGCAGGGTAACACCAAGCAGCGCATTGATGAGTTTGAGTCCATGTAA
- the MSN gene encoding moesin isoform X4, which yields MDAELEFAIQPNTTGKQLFDQVVKTIGLREVWFFGLQYQDTKGFSTWLKLNKKVTAQDVRKESPLLFKFRAKFYPEDVAEELIQDITQRLFFLQVKEAILNDDIYCPPETAVLLASYAVQSKYGDFNKEVHKSGYLASDKLLPQRVLEQHKLNKDQWEERIQVWHEEHRGMIREDAVLEYLKIAQDLEMYGVNYFSIKNKKGSELWLGVDALGLNIYEQNDRLTPKIGFPWSEIRNISFNDKKFVIKPIDKKAPDFVFYAPRLRINKRILALCMGNHELYMRRRKPDTIEVQQMKAQAREEKHQKQMERALLENEKKKRELAEKEKEKIEREKEELMERLKQIEEQTKKAQQELEEQTRRAMELEQERKRALEEAEKLAKERREAEEAKEALLKASHDQKKTQEQLACEMAELTARITQLELARQKKESEAQEWQQKAQMVQEDLEKTKEELKTAMSTPHVTEPMHSENEHDDEQDENAAEASAELRSEATIKDRSEEERTTEAEKNERVQKHLKALSSELANARDETKKTANDMIHAENMRLGRDKYKTLRQIRQGNTKQRIDEFESM from the exons ATGGATGCTGAGCTGGAGTTTgccatccagcccaacactaCAGGGAAGCAACTCTTTGATCAG GTTGTCAAGACAATTGGTCTGCGAGAGGTCTGGTTTTTTGGACTTCAGTATCAGGACACCAAGGGCTTCTCAACGTGGTTGAAATTGAACAAAAAG GTGACAGCACAGGATGTCCGCAAAGAAAGCCCCCTGCTTTTCAAATTCCGTGCCAAGTTCTACCCTGAAGATGTGGCAGAAGAGTTGATTCAGGATATCACACAGCGGCTTTTCTTCCTTCAAGTGAAGGAGGCAATTCTGAATGATGACATTTATTGTCCTCCAGAAACAGCCGTCCTTCTGGCTTCATATGCTGTCCAGTCCAAATATGGAGACTTCAACAAAGAGGTGCACAAATCTGGCTACCTTGCTAGTGACAAGCTGCTCCCACAGAG GGTTTTGGAGCAGCACAAGCTTAACAAGGACCAGTGGGAGGAGAGGATCCAAGTGTGGCATGAGGAACATCGAGGAATGATTAG AGAAGATGCTGTCTTGGAGTACCTGAAAATTGCACAGGACCTGGAAATGTATGGTGTGAACTACTTCAGCATTAAGAACAAGAAGGGCTCTGAACTCTGGCTAGGTGTAGATGCCCTTGGACTCAACATTTATGAGCAGAATGATAG GCTAACACCAAAAATTGGATTCCCTTGGAGTGAGATCCGAAATATCTCATTTAATGACAAGAAATTTGTTATCAAGCCTATTGACAAGAAAGCACCA GACTTTGTATTCTATGCCCCTCGGTTACGGATTAACAAACGAATCTTGGCCCTTTGCATGGGGAACCATGAGCTCTACATGCGCAGACGTAAACCAGACACCATTGAAGTGCAGCAGATGAAAGCACAGGCTCGGGAAGAGAAGCATCAGAAACAGATGGAGAG AGCCCTGCTGGAGAAtgagaagaagaagagggagttggcagaaaaggaaaaggagaagattGAACGTGAGAAGGAGGAGCTAATGGAGAGACTCAAGCAAATTGAGGAGCAGACCAAGAAAGCTCAGCAAG aactggaagaacagACCCGCAGAGCTATGGAGCTGGAACAGGAGAGAAAACGAGCTCTGGAGGAAGCAGAAAAACTGGCTAAAGAACGTAGGGAAGCAGAAGAGGCAAAGGAGGCCCTACTGAAAGCATCCCATGATCAAAAAAAGACCCAGGAACAGCTG GCTTGTGAGATGGCAGAACTCACAGCTAGGATCACACAGCTGGAGCTGGCTaggcagaagaaagaaagcGAAGCCCAGGAGTGGCAGCAGAAG GCACAGATGGTGCAGGAGGACCTAGAGAAGACCAAAGAGGAGTTGAAGACTGCCATGAGCACCCCTCACGTCACTGAACCCATGCACTCTGAGAACGAGCATGATGATGAGCAGGATGAGAATGCAGCAGAGGCCAGTGCTGAGCTGCGGTCGGAGGCCACCATCAAGGACCGCAGTGAGGAGGAGCGCACCACTGAGGCAGAGAAGAATGAGCGGGTCCAGAAACATCTGAAG GCTCTTTCCTCAGAGCTGGCAAATGCTCGGGATGAAACCAAGAAGACAGCAAATGACATGATCCATGCTGAGAACATGCGTCTGGGCCGAGACAAGTACAAGACCCTCCGTCAGATTCGGCAGGGTAACACCAAGCAGCGCATTGATGAGTTTGAGTCCATGTAA
- the MSN gene encoding moesin isoform X3: protein MSISVRVTTMDAELEFAIQPNTTGKQLFDQVVKTIGLREVWFFGLQYQDTKGFSTWLKLNKKVTAQDVRKESPLLFKFRAKFYPEDVAEELIQDITQRLFFLQVKEAILNDDIYCPPETAVLLASYAVQSKYGDFNKEVHKSGYLASDKLLPQRVLEQHKLNKDQWEERIQVWHEEHRGMIREDAVLEYLKIAQDLEMYGVNYFSIKNKKGSELWLGVDALGLNIYEQNDRLTPKIGFPWSEIRNISFNDKKFVIKPIDKKAPDFVFYAPRLRINKRILALCMGNHELYMRRRKPDTIEVQQMKAQAREEKHQKQMERALLENEKKKRELAEKEKEKIEREKEELMERLKQIEEQTKKAQQELEEQTRRAMELEQERKRALEEAEKLAKERREAEEAKEALLKASHDQKKTQEQLACEMAELTARITQLELARQKKESEAQEWQQKAQMVQEDLEKTKEELKTAMSTPHVTEPMHSENEHDDEQDENAAEASAELRSEATIKDRSEEERTTEAEKNERVQKHLKALSSELANARDETKKTANDMIHAENMRLGRDKYKTLRQIRQGNTKQRIDEFESM, encoded by the exons ATCAGTGTGCGTGTTACCACCATGGATGCTGAGCTGGAGTTTgccatccagcccaacactaCAGGGAAGCAACTCTTTGATCAG GTTGTCAAGACAATTGGTCTGCGAGAGGTCTGGTTTTTTGGACTTCAGTATCAGGACACCAAGGGCTTCTCAACGTGGTTGAAATTGAACAAAAAG GTGACAGCACAGGATGTCCGCAAAGAAAGCCCCCTGCTTTTCAAATTCCGTGCCAAGTTCTACCCTGAAGATGTGGCAGAAGAGTTGATTCAGGATATCACACAGCGGCTTTTCTTCCTTCAAGTGAAGGAGGCAATTCTGAATGATGACATTTATTGTCCTCCAGAAACAGCCGTCCTTCTGGCTTCATATGCTGTCCAGTCCAAATATGGAGACTTCAACAAAGAGGTGCACAAATCTGGCTACCTTGCTAGTGACAAGCTGCTCCCACAGAG GGTTTTGGAGCAGCACAAGCTTAACAAGGACCAGTGGGAGGAGAGGATCCAAGTGTGGCATGAGGAACATCGAGGAATGATTAG AGAAGATGCTGTCTTGGAGTACCTGAAAATTGCACAGGACCTGGAAATGTATGGTGTGAACTACTTCAGCATTAAGAACAAGAAGGGCTCTGAACTCTGGCTAGGTGTAGATGCCCTTGGACTCAACATTTATGAGCAGAATGATAG GCTAACACCAAAAATTGGATTCCCTTGGAGTGAGATCCGAAATATCTCATTTAATGACAAGAAATTTGTTATCAAGCCTATTGACAAGAAAGCACCA GACTTTGTATTCTATGCCCCTCGGTTACGGATTAACAAACGAATCTTGGCCCTTTGCATGGGGAACCATGAGCTCTACATGCGCAGACGTAAACCAGACACCATTGAAGTGCAGCAGATGAAAGCACAGGCTCGGGAAGAGAAGCATCAGAAACAGATGGAGAG AGCCCTGCTGGAGAAtgagaagaagaagagggagttggcagaaaaggaaaaggagaagattGAACGTGAGAAGGAGGAGCTAATGGAGAGACTCAAGCAAATTGAGGAGCAGACCAAGAAAGCTCAGCAAG aactggaagaacagACCCGCAGAGCTATGGAGCTGGAACAGGAGAGAAAACGAGCTCTGGAGGAAGCAGAAAAACTGGCTAAAGAACGTAGGGAAGCAGAAGAGGCAAAGGAGGCCCTACTGAAAGCATCCCATGATCAAAAAAAGACCCAGGAACAGCTG GCTTGTGAGATGGCAGAACTCACAGCTAGGATCACACAGCTGGAGCTGGCTaggcagaagaaagaaagcGAAGCCCAGGAGTGGCAGCAGAAG GCACAGATGGTGCAGGAGGACCTAGAGAAGACCAAAGAGGAGTTGAAGACTGCCATGAGCACCCCTCACGTCACTGAACCCATGCACTCTGAGAACGAGCATGATGATGAGCAGGATGAGAATGCAGCAGAGGCCAGTGCTGAGCTGCGGTCGGAGGCCACCATCAAGGACCGCAGTGAGGAGGAGCGCACCACTGAGGCAGAGAAGAATGAGCGGGTCCAGAAACATCTGAAG GCTCTTTCCTCAGAGCTGGCAAATGCTCGGGATGAAACCAAGAAGACAGCAAATGACATGATCCATGCTGAGAACATGCGTCTGGGCCGAGACAAGTACAAGACCCTCCGTCAGATTCGGCAGGGTAACACCAAGCAGCGCATTGATGAGTTTGAGTCCATGTAA
- the MSN gene encoding moesin isoform X1, with product MSVSMISVRVTTMDAELEFAIQPNTTGKQLFDQVVKTIGLREVWFFGLQYQDTKGFSTWLKLNKKVTAQDVRKESPLLFKFRAKFYPEDVAEELIQDITQRLFFLQVKEAILNDDIYCPPETAVLLASYAVQSKYGDFNKEVHKSGYLASDKLLPQRVLEQHKLNKDQWEERIQVWHEEHRGMIREDAVLEYLKIAQDLEMYGVNYFSIKNKKGSELWLGVDALGLNIYEQNDRLTPKIGFPWSEIRNISFNDKKFVIKPIDKKAPDFVFYAPRLRINKRILALCMGNHELYMRRRKPDTIEVQQMKAQAREEKHQKQMERALLENEKKKRELAEKEKEKIEREKEELMERLKQIEEQTKKAQQELEEQTRRAMELEQERKRALEEAEKLAKERREAEEAKEALLKASHDQKKTQEQLACEMAELTARITQLELARQKKESEAQEWQQKAQMVQEDLEKTKEELKTAMSTPHVTEPMHSENEHDDEQDENAAEASAELRSEATIKDRSEEERTTEAEKNERVQKHLKALSSELANARDETKKTANDMIHAENMRLGRDKYKTLRQIRQGNTKQRIDEFESM from the exons ATCAGTGTGCGTGTTACCACCATGGATGCTGAGCTGGAGTTTgccatccagcccaacactaCAGGGAAGCAACTCTTTGATCAG GTTGTCAAGACAATTGGTCTGCGAGAGGTCTGGTTTTTTGGACTTCAGTATCAGGACACCAAGGGCTTCTCAACGTGGTTGAAATTGAACAAAAAG GTGACAGCACAGGATGTCCGCAAAGAAAGCCCCCTGCTTTTCAAATTCCGTGCCAAGTTCTACCCTGAAGATGTGGCAGAAGAGTTGATTCAGGATATCACACAGCGGCTTTTCTTCCTTCAAGTGAAGGAGGCAATTCTGAATGATGACATTTATTGTCCTCCAGAAACAGCCGTCCTTCTGGCTTCATATGCTGTCCAGTCCAAATATGGAGACTTCAACAAAGAGGTGCACAAATCTGGCTACCTTGCTAGTGACAAGCTGCTCCCACAGAG GGTTTTGGAGCAGCACAAGCTTAACAAGGACCAGTGGGAGGAGAGGATCCAAGTGTGGCATGAGGAACATCGAGGAATGATTAG AGAAGATGCTGTCTTGGAGTACCTGAAAATTGCACAGGACCTGGAAATGTATGGTGTGAACTACTTCAGCATTAAGAACAAGAAGGGCTCTGAACTCTGGCTAGGTGTAGATGCCCTTGGACTCAACATTTATGAGCAGAATGATAG GCTAACACCAAAAATTGGATTCCCTTGGAGTGAGATCCGAAATATCTCATTTAATGACAAGAAATTTGTTATCAAGCCTATTGACAAGAAAGCACCA GACTTTGTATTCTATGCCCCTCGGTTACGGATTAACAAACGAATCTTGGCCCTTTGCATGGGGAACCATGAGCTCTACATGCGCAGACGTAAACCAGACACCATTGAAGTGCAGCAGATGAAAGCACAGGCTCGGGAAGAGAAGCATCAGAAACAGATGGAGAG AGCCCTGCTGGAGAAtgagaagaagaagagggagttggcagaaaaggaaaaggagaagattGAACGTGAGAAGGAGGAGCTAATGGAGAGACTCAAGCAAATTGAGGAGCAGACCAAGAAAGCTCAGCAAG aactggaagaacagACCCGCAGAGCTATGGAGCTGGAACAGGAGAGAAAACGAGCTCTGGAGGAAGCAGAAAAACTGGCTAAAGAACGTAGGGAAGCAGAAGAGGCAAAGGAGGCCCTACTGAAAGCATCCCATGATCAAAAAAAGACCCAGGAACAGCTG GCTTGTGAGATGGCAGAACTCACAGCTAGGATCACACAGCTGGAGCTGGCTaggcagaagaaagaaagcGAAGCCCAGGAGTGGCAGCAGAAG GCACAGATGGTGCAGGAGGACCTAGAGAAGACCAAAGAGGAGTTGAAGACTGCCATGAGCACCCCTCACGTCACTGAACCCATGCACTCTGAGAACGAGCATGATGATGAGCAGGATGAGAATGCAGCAGAGGCCAGTGCTGAGCTGCGGTCGGAGGCCACCATCAAGGACCGCAGTGAGGAGGAGCGCACCACTGAGGCAGAGAAGAATGAGCGGGTCCAGAAACATCTGAAG GCTCTTTCCTCAGAGCTGGCAAATGCTCGGGATGAAACCAAGAAGACAGCAAATGACATGATCCATGCTGAGAACATGCGTCTGGGCCGAGACAAGTACAAGACCCTCCGTCAGATTCGGCAGGGTAACACCAAGCAGCGCATTGATGAGTTTGAGTCCATGTAA